GAATATGAAATGATGGCAGCTTACAATTACAAGGACAGAATTTCTGACCCATCTTTATGcatgtaaagataaaaaatcctttcattttcatttatagCCTGGAAACATGAAGGTTGTAAAAGATAAACTGGCATGTCTGATGTCTTTATGGCTCTGAGTCATAAATCATAATAACTACACTGAATCGTGAAACATATCCAAATAAGAAAGGAACACATTATCTATTATCGCTGTAATTTATGACTCTGGACTTTACTCTATTCTTGCATACTTCAGAGCCAGAGCTGGGCATTGCCAGTCCAGAAAATCTGATTAATATTTCTAAACattatgattgtttttattccattcttactgttttgatttctattctattctgtgcctttctttaaattttaatcgCTCCTACatttctggtccttaggtcttttttttaacatggttgggttcctgtgttgtcTGGATTAGTCTCAGTCATTGTGTGTTTAATTctggattttcatttttattttgtatttttatgtttctgggtttttatgatgtctAAGTTGATAATTTGTCTGCTGAGTTAGGATGTTGGGGTTCGCTGTTGGATGAATTTTTCCTGGGTTCTTCTGTTACTGGGGTTTTGTCTTTCTCGTTGTGTTATTATTCTTGCATTGTAATGCTATGTTGTTGTGATtcttgtcaaagcactttgatgacttctgtttttaaaggtgttttacagttaaagttattattttcatctctgtgttcTTTGTATAAAAAGAAAGAGTAGATCAGCTCATTTCAGTGATTGTACGTTTAATTCTGCATGGAAACAAAGGTCAGGTGTGCAAAAAGCGATCTTTCCAAAACACGTTGAACTTCTCttatgagagaaaaaggaaCAATCCAGATCCTCTTATTATTacttgttgctttgttctttaGCAGTGTTACAGCAGcggttaaaataaaaaaaaaattttcatgaGTTAGAGATCGtttaaattttaacattaactgatgatttaaaaacagaggagCTTGTGATCACATGGTCTTCATGTCTTTGTGTCAGCCAGAGAATGATTCAATTGTCTTCGCACAGACGAACTGAAAGCTATAATTACACTGGATATCATCCCAGCACTTTTGATCtgtgaacatgaaacacaaaacaGTATTTCTTCTTATTCTGTGCACCAACATCATTACAGACATGCTGTTTGAACTATTAGACTGATCGCTTTGAAACCACTGGAAAATAGTCCTGTAAGCAACGGTCTAGTTCTCCCATCTTTGCAAAGAATCTTGAGATAACACTGAATATTACATTTGACTATAAGCTACAAAACCACAAGGTTTGACTTACCACCAACATTCATCCGGAAACAACTCTGCGGGCCATTAGCATCGTTAGGCTCTCCAGGACACCAGTTAGCATAGGTGAAATGTGAGCCATCACTCCACAGCCAAGTGCCGTCCTGCAcaagaaatccattaaataACACCTGTTTAACAAATGAACGCCGCTCTTGATAACTTTGAGATTTTGTGTGATCAGTAACATACCTGTTCTGCGTCCGAGCCTCCCAGCCAtgtgtttggaaatgtttgagtCTGCTTCAGTATCATTCCCTGAATGAAGTGATACTCAACATTGCTGTGGACTGATGCAAGGTTTCCATCTTGAGCCTGACAGTGTCTCTGCAGAAATGAGAAAGGTAGAGGAAGTAATACAGTATGGAGCAAGAGTTACACACAGCTACAagagttttcatttcataaagttgaggCTGTGAGgaaaaatgataccaaacatgagcatgatAAACATTTCTGAGATGTTTATGTTGTCAAAAGAGTAGAAAAAATGTaaggggtgcagatggcctggtgCAGGcatgtccaaactatggcccaggggccaaatgcggcctaTTTTTGACTGGCCCACATGAAAACATGACGCTTGTGCTTaactgtattgcaatttttagTTTAAGCACTAGACAGTGCTGCCAtgttctgtaaacaaacattttgacaagaagatatgttgattaataatgtcctgatggattattgcagcaaatagcagcaccagttacttttcaggggcagagccagtggtagccagggccaaaAGGGGCCAtttgaaatctgattggttCCCCAAAATTAGTCTATTTGCCCTGTCAGCCAGTCACTAAACATGTATTAACTTACACTGGATTAGTCTTGCTAACTCTAAAATCCTCATGGCGAGGAATATGAAGGTGGTCCCACTacccttatatatttctgtatgtggccctctgtggtcaaggtttggacacccctggcctgGTGGTTTGAGGCGCTCCCTATTTACACTGACAGTCTGGGTTGAAGTCCAGCCTGCGGCACCatttccccccccccccccccccccccacctctcATCCCAACTTCTGATTATtcaatccactgtcctcctctagcaatgaaggcataaaaagcccaaaaataaatcgtaaaaaaaatgttaaaatggcaaaaatagcttGTTGACTTTTAAGTAATAAACTTCCAGCTAAAGCTGAGTAAACTGAATGAATTATGACCACAAGTATCCTGCATTAAGCTTAGTATCAATTTAGTACAGAGGCACTCTATGCTGAATCCACATCATTCTCTTTACCTCAGCGTTGGCCCAAGACATTGCTGTTGGCACAAAAAGGAAACAGCGGTTGTTGTATCGAGCCCAGCCGCTGGGACAAAGTGCTACACTCTGCACGACCAGGCCGTTATCTgcaaacacatttataaaagaACTTAACATGTATAAAACCATAGCAAAGCCCAAATGAGTCACCTGAGCTACATAATGCTCTGTGCCGGTGATGctcaacacgtggctcttttctgatgatttgtggctcttttatgtcttaatttgaaacattatccCTCCAGAAAACGttaaataaagggaaacttCGACCTCAGAAATTCTCCATCGCAAGTCACatgaatcagtttgtttcccacacttacacagtaggctctaaatgtcaaacttaattgacAACCTCtagtttttgtctgtatatttccattgcccttatttgcaattttttgcaacttttattccatttttactgctttcagcccattttgtcacttctttttgaaacttttatccTGGTTTTTGTCAATGTTGGCCCCCGTTTTTCCACATTTCgaccatttaagctgcctttcataattaaatgccacttattctccccattttgacactctttgatgatttttgccgatttccccacctttttttctgatttttgcccattttagtcacttttcacttattttttgcctgtttttaccacttttggacaatttttgccacatataactcgttttttgccacttctcacccattttttacatttctgccctttttgccacttgtctcCCAGTGTTTTCCACTTTCagccaatgtttgccacttttatcctgcttgttgcaatttttggccaatttttgccaagtttctgccacttctcgcacatttaagctgccttttgcagttaaatgccacttttcccatttttcctactccttttctgatttttgcccattttagtctcttgTCATTAATttgctgccatgtttttgccactcttttggATAATAtttgccacctgtaagtcattttttgccacttttctcccatttttgccactttctgccctgttttgccacttattctccccgttttgtcacttttctcccagtgtttgccccttttgcctgtttttgctacttctcacccatttaagctgccttttgcaatcaaatgccactttttgcccattttcccacctttttttctgatttttgcccattttagtcacgtTTTTCTCTCATTGGTTGAGCCAtgttaacactgctctatataATGGTAATCTGGCTAACAAAATTGGAGTTctctgtttttacagtaatatGAACAAAACTCACCATCTTGGACAGAAAGTTCTCTTACGCCCGCTCCTGGAACAGCTGAAAGATTAACCACAGCTCTTAGAAGACTGGCTTCGCCTGCTATTTTACTGCACATAAAATAATTACACTTTTTTTATTCctcatttttctgttgaaaCTCACCAGCAGCATGAGTCAGGGCCATAACGGCACAGAGAAGCAGAAATACGGCCAGCATCTCCACAGCTGAGTTGATGCAGGTACTAAAAGTAATGACTGAGGTATACTGTCTCTTCTTTCTCAGCTTTTTTAGTAGATATGCTGATCAGATCAGTTCTTTTATACCACTGATTATatcatcattttgaataaataccTAAACCTCATAGAGAGTTGCAGGGTTAAACAGTTAACAGATTTCTGTACATATTtgttttgagatgttttgcatGAAAAAGCACCACTCTGCTCCATCGCTGACAGCTGACCAAAGATCAACAAATGAGGACGTACATTTTTCCACTGTAGCAAGACAGCCAGTTACCTGCAAATCCAAAAAATGTGACTTAACTTGTCGTACAAGGAAACActtgtaatttttatttgtgttggCAAATATAAGACCATGTAGATCATGGATGGCCTGGTGAAACATTTACAAACGCTGGTTATCGTTAACGTTACGTTTTAGCTTTGTTTATGCTTCCATGACTGAAACACACTGGGGACAGTTTATCTCAACATTATGTAAAAGCTAcagctgtcaaaagattacgATTTTTAATCaccattaatctcagaatttccgTAGTTATTTTCAAATGATGGCACTCTGTTTATTACATTTgaacatttcactatttttcatttgaaactgttattttggattttactaCTATTTTAAACTAAgtgtaactgacttcctgtttgggtacaGACCTATAATTAGAGGTAGACTGAAGATTTAAACAAAGACTGAAccaaagaaaaaggaactttctatggattgaaaatgaactgaGTTAATTCAATGCTGAAGTGAATCAAGATATCAAAAAGCagtcactgtggctgcagggagaggcTGTTGTGGCCTTAACCAAAAGGTGATGAAAGGGACAATAGAGCatgcgattaatcatgattaaaagaTATTATTGCACtaaattaagtttttaattAAGTGCAAAtaacttgattaatcttgacagcctaAGTAAAAGCATCTAGATGCTGAGTGTCTAAGTCATATGCAGGACGGCTTACTTCACATATCGCTTCTACAGAAAAGTACACGACTGTcgtactcaagttaaagtacagtttctctggttaaaacttgCTGAGGTAAAAGCAAGATTACTGGTCTATAAGTTTATCCAAGCacaagtaaaaaatatttgatttaaagtttactttaagtactgagtagctactgaggagttgtacagttcTCCTTGTTTGTAAGAACAAGAGAccagatctccaaccaggttgttgaGGTGAAGTCCCACctctaaaataaagtaaaacacacAACATTAACTGTGTTAATTGACTAATATAGAGTTcaattaacactttaaaagtgttcaTATCAGTTTATGCTATGTtgagttaaactacacttttgaaagtctTAGATATTTGACAATATGACAAAAGTAAATCAGTGTTAAGCTGGGTCTACTCTGGTAAGTACACATCAGAGTGTCAACCTTATAACAaagcaatgcatactgatgaagaaagTGCTATGAGTCCTAGAGGGATACCTAGAGTCACAGGTGgaaactctaactcagtggataacttcacatgtggtgcaaatgtgtcaaaGAGCCCAGCAGAAGTTTGTAGATCCCCAGTAAAGTTTTTCATTCTGATTTCTCCACTAAAACAGAAACCCAAATGGTCCTTGATGAAGTTTTCTCAGCTGTGGTAGCACTTTTAGTTGTctccacttcttttttttttcaaattttaattttttggggCATCCTCGTGGAACTGGAGCACACACCAGGGAAGACTTTTTGTTCTGTCCACTGAAAGGGTACATAAATAGGTTtctttcagtttggtttggtacGACATGGTATGCATTTGGTTGTGTTTCCGTTGTTAAAAGTTTGAAAGGGTCCCAGATAAACTACCCATATTGTCCAACTTTCTTGGCACCCTTCCATAAAGGATTTTTCAGATGGAAGGGGAAAAGGTGCTCTCTAGATCCAACATGAATCCACCATGACCTCAGAATCAAGCATCATTTAGCAAAGATAAAGAAGGTAGGAAAACGTCCTTTTACCTGGCAGGAACCTCAACCAGAACAAGCTTCAACAGCAACCATGTTGGAGCATGTTAGGCTTGAGAAGGGATAGAGGGAGACCCCGAAGGAGAGAGAGGCTGgtagagacaaacaaacaggGAAACAACATTCAGAAAAGGAAGTATATCTGTTATGCGCTTGTTTTAAACTGTCAATATAAAACAAGATGTGTCTGAAAAATTAATATTCAACATCTCTATATTTAACTTGGAAAACCAATGGCTAAATAATAATTTCTATGACTGTGGTCGACATAACTATAAGACTAGGTGGGGATCAGGcgtccttttcaagtccagccacaaattctctattggattgaggtctgggctttgaccaGATCTCTCACCTTGTGgtctttcaaccatttctgtgcagcttctctggatgcttcaggtcattgtcttgctggaaaattcATCTCCCAATAGTCATTGTTCTCTTCCAGACTGAATGAGAATGTCTTTCAGAATTCtcctttattttgccacattcatttcaccTTCCcactttacaagccttccagggcggGCGactgagaaacacccccacagcatgatgctgccaccaccatgcttcacagtggggatgtggtgatgtgcagtgtttagtgttttgtctgatggccaaaagctTCATTTTGGTCTCGtctgaccaaagaactttcctccacttgaccatggagtccctCGAATACTTTTAGGTGAACTcttgtccagatttaatctgagtttcaTTGAATCGAGGTGAGGCTATGGCACTgtctgtcattatttaaaaggGACAAGATTTTCACAAGCTTTTTGGCCTACCAGCAGCAAGAAAATctcagacaaaaacatttctttgatgCTTTGAGACTTTAATTTTTGTAGGAAACAAGAAAGACCAGAAACTCTTCAGAATAAAGTTTTGCTAAAAGCATTCTTTCCATAACACATCCATTTTGCTTGACACAGACCAAGCACCCTTTAATTTTTGCTTGTCGCTTCATTCCTTGGGTCGCGTTACAGCAATGGTTAAAAGACAGATATGAGAATATCAGAATAGCAGATGTTTGTTGTTGTGGCGTTTTCTTCTTTCAGTTTCATCAGCCAAAGGATGATCAGATGTTCTTGGCACAGGCAAAAGGGCGATGTTCACCACATGAGAGATCATCCCAGCACTTtccacctgtaaatatcagaaacaAAGAAGtataaattcctgttttttctttctttttaatcatAAGCTATCATGCTGTAACCAACACACaaggagctttctggggccctgtCCAaggggggccatggaggtcagcaataTCATGGTCCAtagtaaagttaatctgtggaaccatattttatatttaacctgaatgataaacactcttatcaaagaaatacaAAAGTTATATTATGTATTTATGTAATACTTCAGTACCACCTCTCTGAAAATATAAACCCCCTTGTCTGAAAATAGTATGACCATTTCTTTATTTGCAAATGTAAACTAGGTGGATAGGCACATTGTGTGGTGATTTgcagttttgattttattttggtaactTCCTGCATGACCACACCCTGTTTGGAAGTTCTTTTGTTCTCTTTACAGAGGTTGGGTGTCTCCTCCTGCACTAGCTCTCACGGCTCCGGCACACCTGCAGCTCATCACAGCAATCACCACGCTGCACTTAAGCTCAGCTCTGAGTCTACACCAGTGCCAGATGATTCCCGCTCTCTCAGTGGTATGGGCCAACTCTCTGTGCCTAAGTGTTAGTTTGAGTAATTTTCTAGTAATTGATCTCAGTGTACTTACCTGTGATTAACCCTGCCTTCTCCTCCGTTCCTTCCAGTGCCTCCACAAGCCGCCAGTACAGCCCAATCTCTGCCCCTCTGCCGCACTGTCACAACTGGAATTACTCACAGCCTCTCAAGCCCTCACCTCACATCTGGAGCCCTCTCATAGTCGCTTGCAGCCTCTCAAGCCCTCACCTCACGTCTGGAGCCCTCTCACCAATAAATTCCCCCTCGCTACTCCCCAGTGCCTGTTATCCCCACAATAAAACCCGTTTTAACTGCTTCATGGTTGTCCAGCTTGCATTCTGGGTCCAACAATAAAACCACAATCATCAGATCCTCACACTTTGACTAgaacatttggaaagtaatgccagacatcatagctaagccatgatgttcACAAACATAATGATGACAAAGAGTGACATAGAACAAAGTGAAACAATTTTGAGGGAAagataatgaaataattttaaaaaggcaaa
This genomic stretch from Cheilinus undulatus linkage group 22, ASM1832078v1, whole genome shotgun sequence harbors:
- the LOC121504331 gene encoding ladderlectin-like yields the protein MLAVFLLLCAVMALTHAADNGLVVQSVALCPSGWARYNNRCFLFVPTAMSWANAERHCQAQDGNLASVHSNVEYHFIQGMILKQTQTFPNTWLGGSDAEQDGTWLWSDGSHFTYANWCPGEPNDANGPQSCFRMNVGEKFNVFWKDRFLHT